A genomic stretch from Aedes albopictus strain Foshan chromosome 2, AalbF5, whole genome shotgun sequence includes:
- the LOC109409179 gene encoding uncharacterized protein LOC109409179, with product MYTYTITKQNNATNRAARSLMISVAFLLSCLIVSSDCQVEPPQTTNATSMPVADEDLSHLKVVCAGDKMSFEDFDPYLGSYIGDEREFALVLDFDGTLAELTSHPNLSAMTPEMQQTLESIANSGRVFVTIISGRDVDGVKEKVGIRNIVYSGNHGLEVLYPDGTRHNQGISEELSDNFGKMIDHLNKELARDGAWVENKKVSLTFHTRQVDPELIPQMEARAAEIIESYGYRVNKAHAAVEGKPPIHWNKGLAAELILKSSFDSNWEQRKVIFAGDDTTDEDVMVAIKGFGRSFRVSKDANVQTNADFRIPSVTSVYYMLKWIEQKVRD from the exons ATGTATACCTACACGATCACGAAACAAAACAACGCAACTAACAGAGCCGCGCGGTCGTTAATGATTAGTGTTGCTTTCCTCCTAAGCTGCCTGATTGTGTCGTCTGATTGCCAAGTCGAGCCGCCACAAACTACGAACGCCACGAGCATGCCGGTCGCCGACGAAGACCTAAGTCACTTGAAAGTCGTCTGCGCTGGTGATAAGATGTCGTTTGAGGATTTTGATCCGTATCTCGGAAG CTACATTGGAGATGAGAGGGAGTTTGCTTTGGTGTTGGATTTTGATGGCACCCTGGCAGAGCTTACGTCTCATCCGAATCTCAGCGCGATGACACCGGAGATGCAGCAAACTTTGGAGAGCATCGCCAACAGTGGACGCGTGTTTGTCACCATCATCTCCGGGCGTGACGTGGATGGAGTGAAGGAAAAGGTCGGAATCAGGAATATCGTCTACTCGGGCAACCATGGGCTCGAGGTGCTTTACCCGGATGGCACTAGACACAACCAGGGAATATCTGAGGAACTGTCAGACAACTTTGGAAAAATGATTGATCACCTTAACAAAGAG TTGGCGCGTGATGGTGCCTGGGTGGAGAACAAGAAGGTGTCACTCACGTTTCACACCCGCCAAGTGGATCCCGAGCTGATTCCACAAATGGAAGCAAGAGCAGCGGAAATTATCGAATCGTATGGATACCGAGTGAACAAGGCACATGCTGCCGTCGAAGGCAAACCACCGATCCATTGGAACAAAGGCCTGGCGGCGGAGTTGATCTTGAAATCGAGCTTCGATAGCAATTGGGAACAGCGAAAGGTGATTTTTGCCGGCGATGACACCACCGATGAGGACGTGATGGTGGCCATCAAGGGATTCGGCCGATCGTTCCGCGTGAGCAAAGATGCGAATGTGCAAACCAATGCCGATTTTAGGATTCCGTCTGTTACGTCTGTGTATTACATGCTCAAGTGGATCGAACAGAAAGTGCGCGACTAg